The sequence below is a genomic window from Schistocerca nitens isolate TAMUIC-IGC-003100 chromosome 4, iqSchNite1.1, whole genome shotgun sequence.
CGCTGGtcgctatttttcaaaaattaaccTTCGCGATGCCTATCTTCAGGTTCCTCTTGATGAATCTTCACAAAATGTGTTTGTCATCAATACACAATCAGGACTTTTCGAATTCTTTTATTTGCCTTTCGGTAGTGCATCAGCGCTTGCCATTTTCCAACACTACATAGAAGTGTTGACCACTTCTGTACCTTCGTGTACAAATTACCTGGACAATATTGTAGTTGCTGGCCGCACAGCATAAGAACATCTTGCCAACTTGTGCACTTTAAGTTTTGTCTGAGGCCAGACTCAAGTGTAATAAAGAAAAGTGTCTTTTCCCTAACTTAAATAGAATATTTAGAGCATGTTATCAATTCTCGAGGTGTCCGTCCGGTACAGGCACATTTGCAACAAATCCGTGATCTCTAATCGCCTCAGAATGTCAAAGAACTGCAATTTGTCTTAGGGATGCTCTATTATTACATTCGCTTCATCCCTAACGCAGCTCACATAGTGACCCCCCTGCGTCGCCTTCGTAGCAAAAATGATCCTTTCCTTTGGTCCCAAgattgtgatataccctttcataaCTTGAAAGTGGCGTTGCTCAGTGATGGATGCTTGTTCATTTCGATCCAAACAAACCTGTCATTTTGGCCACAGACGCATCGTCCTATGGTATTGCTGCTGTTTTGTCACACCGGGTTGGTTCGTCAGAAAGACCTATTGCCTTCGCTTCCAAGCTTCTGAACAAAGCTCAGCAGAACTGTTGCTAAATAGAAATCATATTAGGAGTGACTAAAGTTCACCAGTAGTTATATTGTCGAAAATTCTATTTggtcacggaccacaagcctttgtaGTCACTCTTCAATCCGGCCCAATCGATTCCTACTCGTACTGCTCAGAAATTGCAACGCTGGGCTCTTCTTCTCTCTTCAGTTCGAGATCATTTATCGGCCCATTTCTAAGTGTGCGAATGCAGACGCTCTCTCCCGTCTCCCTATGGGACCTGATGCTGACTTAGACACTTCCGAAACAGCATGTTTTGAAATTGATGCACAAGAAACTAACATTGTCGAGCAGTTTCCCCTGCATTATTGCAAAGTAGCGCAACCTACTTCTTGCCATCCCGATTTACAAATTTTGCTCCGATACATTCGCACCAGTTAGCCATCTTCTATCAAGCACATCGCTAGCCCCATTGTATATTTTGCACGGCGACATAATATTCCTGTTGTTCATGGTAACATTTTGCTTTGCATAGTCAGGGCATTGACGTGTGGCGATactgaaaggccggccgcggtggtctcgcggttctaggcgcgcagtccggaaccgtgcgactgctacggtcgcaggttcgaatcctgcctcgggcatggatgtgtgtgatgtccttaggttagttaggtttaagtagttctaagttctaggggactgatgaccacagcagttgagtcccatagtgctcagagccatttgagcattttTGATACTGAAAGAGCTTCAAAGGTATGTAATCAGCTTATCGTATTAAGGTCACTGAGGTGTTGTCCGCAAAGAACAATTAGCGCGCAGATATTCCACATGGTTTGGCGTGGACGCGCAAGTATAAAGGATCTCTGAACATCAAGCCGCCCGTCCACAACGATTTTTTGAGTGGCCCAAGGTAGAGACACCTTGGCAGCGTGCGCAACTAGACTTTGCTGGCCCTCACTGGAACACACGCTGGTTAGTAGTTGTCGACGCAGATAGTAAATTCCCCCTTGTTGTTCCCATGCCACTGACAACATCTCGCTCCATCGGGCAAGCACTTAAGTCCGTTCATTGCACCGAAGGTCTGCCCGAATTGCTCATCACGGGCAGCGGTCCTCAATTTGTCTCTGCAGAATTGAAGCTTTGAGTACAGCGCACGGCATACGCCATTTCACCTCAGCAGCATTCCATCCACAATCGGATGGTGAGGCTGAACGTTTTGTTCGCACGATCAAACAGCAAATGGACAAACTTCGCTTGCATCATCCACGTGAACTATCCTTGCTTCGCTTCTTGTCCACTTATCGCTCCCATACCCGCAACGGTCCTACGCCCGCAGATTTGCTACTTGGGCGATGCCACCGCACGCTCCTGCATTTGCTCCACCCCCGCTGCGATCGGCGCCTACAAACTCCAGTTAGCCAACATTTCAGAGTAACCGACCTGTCTTTTAGAGATTATAAGGGAGGAATGGTTCCTACGGGAGAACGTCAAACAGTTATGGTGTCCGCTACATTCCCTGAAGAAATTCAGAGACTAGCAACAAAATTCCTGTCCAACTACTTATTTCTGGCTGTTGGGATTGTTGGTGGTGCTTGTAGTGATGTGGAACAGATTTTTTACAAAGTATCTAAATTTGACAGGAGAGCAAAACTTACAGAAATACTGAGGGAAGAAGGTTTGTGAGTTACAttctgtgtgtgtgtaaaaaaaaaaaagaaaaaaaagcagttatTGCAAGGGTATATTGTGTTCCAGGTGGCAAGAAGGTACTTGTTTTTGTGGAAACAAAAAGGATTGCAGATTTTTTGGCAGCATTTTTATGTGAGGCAGAATTTCCAACAACAAGTATTCATGGTGATCGCCTTCAAAGTCAAAGAGAAGAAGCGCTTTATGATTTTAAGAGTGGACGAATGGGAATTCTTGTGGCCACTGCTGTTGCAGCCAGAGGTCTAGGTGAGATATGATGAAACTGTAAATACTGTTACTGCCACAGTAAACGCTCCTGATCATAGAACATGCTTGAAAAAAAGAAATGCACTGCTTTATCAGTTAAAGATAAGGCTGGAGTGGTTACTTCTTCCTTCCACAGTACTTTGTGAAAACTGCGTGCATACAGTTTTGGTGGTGGTTGCAAGATGTATTGATGACTGAAGTTAGCATGGGATTCTTTTTGAATAAATATGCTTACACACCCccgcaatgaaccatggaccttgccgttggtggggaggcttgcgtgcctcagcgatacagatagccgtaccgtaggtacaaccacaaaggaggggtatccgttgagaggccagacaaacgtgtggttcctgaagaggggcagcagccttttcagtagttgcaagggcaacagtctggatgattgactgatctggccttgtaacaataaccaaaacggacttgctgtgctggtactgcgaacggctgaaagcaaggggaaactacggccgtaatttttcccgagggcatgcagctttactgtatgattaaatgatgatggcgtcctcttgggtaaaatattccggaggtaaaatagtcccccattcggatcagaaagaaaactggcgttctacggatcggaacgtggaatgtcaggtcccttaattgggcaggtaggttagaaaatttgtaaagggaaatggataggttaaagttagatatagtgggaattagtgaagttcggtggcgggaggaacaagacttctggtcaggtgactacagggttataaacacaaaatcaaataggggtaatgtaggagtaggtttaataatgaataggaaaataggaacgcgggtaagctactacaaacagcttagtgaacgcattattgtggccaagatagatacgaagcccacatctactacagtagtacaagttcatatgccaactagctctgcagatgacgaagaaattgaagaaatgtatgatgaaataaaagaaattattcagatagtgaagggagacgaaaatttaatagtcatgggtgactggaattcgagtgtaggaaaagggagagaaggaaacgtagtaggtgaatatggattggggctaagaaatgacagaggaagccgcctggtagaatttcgcacagagcacaacttaatcatagctaacacttggtttaagaatgatgatagaaggttatatacatggaagaaccctggagatactaaaaggtatcagatagattatataatggtaagacagagatttaggaaccaggttttaaattgtaagacatttccaggggcagatgtggactctgaccacaatctattggttatgacatgtagattaaaactgaagaaactgcaaaaaggtgggaatttaaggagatgggacctggataaactgaaagaaccagaggttgtagagagtttcagggagagcataagggaacaattgacaggaatgggggaaagaaatacagtagaagaagaatgggtagctttgagggatgaagtagtgaaggcagcagaggatcaagtaggtaaaaagacgagggctagtagaaatccttgggtaatagaagaaatattgaatttaattcatgaaaggattaaaatataaaaatgcagtaaatgaagcaggcaaaaaggaatacaaacgtctcaaaaatgagatcgacaggaagtgcaaaatggctaagcagggatggctagagaacaaatgtaaggatgtagaggcttatctcactaggggtaagatagatactgcctacaggaaaattaaagagacctttggagataagagaaacacttgtatgaacatcaagagctcagatggaaacccagttctaagcaaagaagggaaagcagaaaggtggaaggagtatatagagggtctatacaagggcgatgtacttgaggacaatattgtggaaatggaagagaatgtagatgaagatgaaatgggagatacgatactgcgcgaagagtttgacagagcactgaaagacctgagtcgaaacaaggcccccagagtagacaacattccattggaactactgacggccttgggagagccagtcctgacaaaactctactatctggtgagcaagatgtatgaaacaggcgaaataccttcagacttcaagaagaatataataattccaatcccaaagaaagcaggtgttgacagatgtgagaattaccgaacaatcagtttaataagtcacagctgcaaaatactaacacgaattctttacagacgaatggaaaaactagtagaagccgacctcggggaagttcaatttggattccgtagagatactggaacacgtgaggcaatactgaccttacgacttatcttagaagaaagattaaggaaaggcgaacctacgtttctagcatttgtagacttagagaaagcttttgacaatgttgactggaatactctctttcaaattctaaaggtggcaggggtaaaatacagggagcgaaaggctatttacaatctgtacagaaaccagatggcagttataagagtcgagggacatgaaaggggagcagtggttgggaagggagtgagacagggttgtagtctctccccgatgttactcaatctgtatattgagcaagcagtaaaggaaacaaaagaaaaattcggagtaggtattaaaatccatggagaagaaataaaaactttgaggttcgccgatgacattgtaattctgtcagagacagcaaaggacttggaagagcagttgaacggaatggatggtgtcttgaagggaggatataagatgaacatcaacaaaagcaaaacgaggataatggaatgtagtcgaattaagtcgggtgatgttgagggtattagattaggaaatgagacacttaaagtagtaaagaagttttgctatttggggagcaaaataactgatgatggtcgaagtagagaggatataaaatgtagactggcaatggcaaggaaagcgtttctgaagaagagaaatttgttaacatcgagtatagatttaagtgtcaggaagtcatttctgaaagtatttgtatggagtgtagccatgtatggaagtgaaacatggacggtaaatagtttggacaagaagagaatagaagctttcgaaatgtggtgctacagaagaatgctgaagattagatgggtagatcacataacttttgaggaggtactgaataggattggggagaagaggagtttgtggcacaacttgaccagaagaagggatcggttggtaggacatgttctgaggcatcaagggatcagaaatttagtattggaggcagcgtggagggtaaaaatcgtagggggagaccaagagatgaatacactaagcagattcagaaggatgttggttgcagtaggtactgggagatgaagaagcttgcacaggatagtgtagcatggagagctgcaacaaaccaggactgaagaccacaacaacaacaaggcaggaAGAAATCATGGGAGCACGGGTTCGCGTACGTTTCAGATTCGAGGTCCCAATGGACTGCAGAAGCGGCACCTAAAGCAAATTCAGCCTTGTCGCTTGCAAAGTTCTGCCGCTTCTCGTATGTTCGCAGATTCCTGGCCTTCCCAGAGTGGGGGTCAGGGAACGCTCTTTCCGGACATCGAGCCGATGGACATCGACGTTGCGGATTCATGCCATCAAGGAGATGCCCTGCCAATGATGCTAGGACGCACCCTCTGCGTCGTTTTTCGGCCGGTGTTGCCTCGCAGTCTCAAGACGGATTTCGGGATGCGGGCAACGACTCAGCATCGGCTACAGCAACGGTCGCTGCTCCAACAGTGTTTCCAACAACCTCGCCTCCCCTTCACCGTCGGTATGATGCTCCGCCGTACGTGACGACAGCGCGGCGGTTTGTGGAGGAGGTAGTGCAGTGTCCTCCGAACAAgatacagccagggcaaaagcaacaCAGGAGCAAAGACGCGAGCTGGTGCaaatgccatagagactcgccacttgcgtgagttccaccagcgccaagaGCGGGcgttgaggatgaagatatcgacttcgcctcggccaattgaaagccgagtacaatccgccagtgatcggacgacaacggacagaaactACTCGTATGATAGAAGAGCACCTGTGGCCCACTTGGTTATAAATCAGCGTCCAGGGCTGAGtgagacagggaacgtcgtttagtgaactcttagaagtgaacagacagttgctgtAAATTTCATTTGCTATGTACTGCGAAGTTTGCCTACTATTATTTGCACTCcactgagggccttttttgtgttatattacatgcaatgTTGAAGACTTCATTATTTGAcaagttacaaatataaaaaactaaacttctcccgaacaggccatgaaggcccaacggtatcgcccgaccgccgtgacatcctcagcccacaggcgtcactggatgtggatatggaggggcatgtggtcagcacgccgctctcccagcCGCATGTCcttttccgagaccagagccgctacttcgcaatcaagtagctcctcagtttgcctcacaagggctgcttCGCGTTTGCCaagagcactcggcagaccggacggtcacccatgcaagtgctagcccagcccgacagtgcttaatttcggtgatctgacgggaaccggtgttacccctGCGGCAGTCacagagataagtaaacctttttaactcatttgtgtgactttgtttctgatttgttggagtgttgtagaaccttcgttcttctATCCTGTTAGCTGGCCATCGGACACAACTGTGTAAACAGTGGCAACTCTTCCTacccagcagtagcgacgaggactTACAAAGGAAACGTACGTACCATATTTGTTGTGATGATAGCTATGACCAAAATTAGTCAGACATACTATCCTGCACATGGCTTGACTCGTTGATGAATATCTTCAGTAACTAAGAATTCCGATAAAAGACTGCCTATTTAGATCGAACAACGTAAAAGACGTTGTACACTAAGCAAAAATCAACTTACAATATATAAGAGCCGGTTTACAAGGAAGAAGCTACAAATTTTCTTCGTCCTTGGAGACAGTGAAGACCAAATTAGACTAACAGCATCTCGCACACAAACATCAAATGATCATTCTTCCCACATAACAGTTCTCCTCAGTGGTCAGTCCTGCTCAAGTCATTTCCTATCTGCATAGCAACTGCAGCCTATAtctatttgaacttgcttactattTCATTGGTTTCCCTCCGCAACGAaaatcccgcccccccccctcacatacacacacacacacacacacacacacacacacactcttccctctATTAATAAATTACCTTCGGTAGCTGAGAATGGTTCCTGCCAATCGAAAGCTTCTTTTGgtgaagttgtaccataaatttcttgttGGCCAAATTCGATTCAGTACGGCTTCGTTAGTTATTTGATACATCCATTTTGAGCCTTGTTCAATAGCTTATATTCCCTTCTCGTCTAAACCGCTTATTGccagcgtttcacttccatataatgctgCACTCCTGACAAACACTTTAAGAAAAGACGTACTAACGCTTATATTTATATTGAATGTTAAGATATTTCTGGCATTCAGAAAACTTATTCTTACCGTAGCAAGCCTGAATTCGTATCCTCTGTATGTATTCTTTCGTTAGCCATTTGACTTATTAGATAACAAgattcatctattactttaagtgtttcatttcctaatctacttctctCAGCTtcacctttttttttgggggggggggggggggcagggaagaggagatcagtgtttaacatcCTTTGGACAAAacggtcattggagacggagcacaagctcggaatagggaaggacggagaagcaaAGCGGCGGTGGCCTTTCGGAGGAActctcccagccggccgcggtggccgtgcggtcctggcgctgcagtccggaaccgcgggactgctacggtcgcaggttcgaatcctgcctcgggcatgggtgtgtgtgatgtccttaggttagttaggtttaagtagttctaagttctagggaacttatgacctaagatgttgagtccgatagtgctcagagccatttgatttgaactctCCCGGCatctgccttaagtgatttagggaaatcagggaaaccgTCATCTGGACACccagacgcggttttgaaccgtcgacTTCCCGAGTGCGAGTTCAGAGTATTAACCAGTCGGATTTAAGTCGAGTATATTAGATAACTTAGGCTGATGTTCATCTCGTGACTTCTTTTCAACTAGGTATCGATTCCGTTCAAATGGTCGTCTGAGTCATTtgccgtctttgacagaattacgatgtcattgaCAAATCATAATATTTTGGTTTTCTCTCCCTAAACATTATTTCCCTCCGCAAATTTCTAAATAACTTTCCTCACTGCTTGCTCATTGCATAGACTACATAACATAGCAGATACGCCAGATACGCCCACTTCATTCTCAGTTAATGTCGCCGTTTCATAGtaatcaactcttataactgcgttCGACTTAAAGTTTTAGATAACCTGTACCTTGCGGTATTTTATCGctcttaccttcagaatttcaaggaatgTCTTCCAGTtaatatacaaatgctataaatcagGTCTGACTTTATACAGTCCACATTCTAAGCTAAGTcttggtgggggggggaggggagggagggggagtagtTCCTGGCCTGTTAGCACATTTCTGAGGAATCCAAATTTATCTTCCTGAAGTAAAGCCCCACCAGcctttctgttcttctgtaagtaATCCATATTAGCATTTTGCGACAGCTACCTGTTAAACAGATGGTATATACGTCCGTGTGTCACTGTCTTCTTTGGAATTGGGGTAATACAGTCTTCTGAGGGTATAAGAATAttggattgttcaaatggttcaaatggctctgagcactatgggacttaacttctgaggtcatcagtcccctataacttagaactacttaaacctaactaacctaaggacatcacacacatccatgcccgaggcaggattcgaacctgcgaccgtagcggtcgcacagttccagactgtagcgcctagaaccgctcggccaccccggccggctattggaTTGTCTCACGTATCATGCATACTAGGTGGACAGCTTTGTAAACGTTGGTTCTCCCAACGATGTaatatatttataaaattattaagCTTAATGAGTAATTTTCCCGCCGAATTTTGTACGACCGCCGAGGATCTCTTTAATTCTATCGTAAAGGCTGAGACACCAGATTAAAATCTATCGGAAAACAACTGAGCCCTTAACAGTCTCACCGTGATAACTATAGTCCTCACATTTATTTCACGGCTATGCGTCCATACACGAAGTGTGAAACTTTGACCGGTTTCGATAACACCCACATGACGAATTCTTACCCATATTGTGTCGTGAGTAAAATCAGAAAAGACAGTTTTCTTACAAAAGGGATACCAAGATTTTGATGTACTTGTGGTAGTGTGGAAATGAAACCATATGTGAGATTCGATCGTGTGGCCCGTCGAGCAGTATCACCTGTCGAGGGTGTCTGCATTTACACGTACGATGGGAGAGGATCGAGAGGGAGGAGGGATGAGCAGACTGTTCCGGCGTAAAAGTCAAGCCCCGGCACGACGGGCAGGAACGGTAGAGTAGAGAGGGCTgtggagaagacgtcagccaacagggcgctgaccgacccctctccaggatgacaccGAGACAGCAccggcctctaggcgaagagaacataagcgccgcgccgcagGCCGCGGCCCGAGTTCAAGAGGAGCCGTtctacgagctctacagcagcgaccTAGCAACTGAATTGTTTCACTTGTAGTAGGAGATGTGTAAATTGAagagattttcttattttgtccgtcgcccattgcttgcgacacacgattgtaaattctcaaagttaactattgtcatttattttgctgtaataaaaattcattaatacgatttgcttgaattgttgtccagcTATCTCAGAAAGAAGGTTTCCTACGCAccctgaaacgcctggttaaatctgcaggacagaacaggtagttggaattgtggaaaggggccaaaatgagcggctgtcaattGCACtcgaacacatttaactttatttaattgcccaaacattacagt
It includes:
- the LOC126252185 gene encoding ATP-dependent RNA helicase vasa-like, coding for MVPTGERQTVMVSATFPEEIQRLATKFLSNYLFLAVGIVGGACSDVEQIFYKVSKFDRRAKLTEILREEGGKKVLVFVETKRIADFLAAFLCEAEFPTTSIHGDRLQSQREEALYDFKSGRMGILVATAVAARGLDNLAQRAGAAWRAGVISGVACTGCPDEGQSRGQGRRRRRRPGSLGRLPVGPTAPF